A window of Phaseolus vulgaris cultivar G19833 chromosome 4, P. vulgaris v2.0, whole genome shotgun sequence genomic DNA:
gtaaagtttttgaattaaaagtgGCAAAATCAACTCAAAcacacaagaacacacctaagactcatgataccacatgatatgagttgTCATATGAAAAGACACtttcaagaattggatcaagattctataacaattcaagaactcactcaagaacaacacaagattttaaacaagaacacaacaagaattaaaactaccgattgaaacaCAACAAAGAACAAAACCCACTAATTGAAACTCAAGAATTCAACATAGAAATGAGTTTCTATGGAAGCCGGAACAAGAACAACATGTAACAATggaaaagaaccgaacaaagtGCAGAACAAGTGCagaaaatgaaaggaaacaagaaaaggaaacaattgaaattgaaaaactacaagaaaacaacaaatgGGTAATTATGGAAGATGAAAGAAGATGGACTTATGTCATTGTAGCCATGGGAGGGAAagcttcacgccacttggagggtggttcttccaagataagtgaggagtgtcgccacttgagagcttcccatAACTCACAAAATAAGACaaggaagaagagaagagaactAGTCTCACAAACTCTTTCACACCAATTTgggtatagtttctttacttcaaaattcaacttATGTTTACAAAAGCAAGGCTCCTCCTTATATAGTAATAGAGGGTCGGTCATTcaaaaggcaaaaggaaaatgaaaaggCATGCGAAGGCAAAGACACATGCAAATGCCGCCCAACAAGTCTCAAGCTTCCAAAAAATGACTTTTGGAACTACTCTTTATAAGTCCTATGctccttcattttttttctattttaaaactattcTAAACATATTACAAAAAGATATTAACTGGgtttgggcctcatcttttgagaagactaataagaagaacttcaaatgcttTGGGCTTTGTCCATTTCTTATATTGATGAAGTCTTTGTTTGCTTGTTGGGATGACCCTTCAAGTTTATCTTGGCCCTCTAATGTCTTCTCTCCTTGATCTACATCACACAACCACCTGGGTTTGAATATTACAAGCATCCTGATCATGTATGCAAGCTAAAGAAAGCCTTGTATGGTCTCAAGCAAGCACCAcgacaatggtatgagaggctaagtcaCTTTCTTCTATCTCATCAATATGAAAGAGGAAAGGTTGATAAAACTTTGTTCATTAAGAAAGCTGATTCTAATGTTATCTTAGTACatatttatgtggatgatattataTTTGACTCTTCTAATGCAAAACTTTGTGAGGATTTTCTCAAAGCTATGCAGGGAGAGTTCTAAATATCAATGATGGGGGGAACTTTCGTTTTTCCTTGGACTGCAAGTCAAGCAATTCAAAGAAGGGATCTTTGTATGTCAATCCAAGTACTGCAATGACATACTcaagaagtttgagatggaagCCTGTAAAGCTGCAACAACTCCTATGTCAACAAACTACTACTTAGGTGCTGATGAAGCTGGACCAAAGGTTGATCAAACCATATACAGAGGTCTAATAGGTTCTCTTCTATATCTAACAACAAGCAGACTAGACATAATGTTTGTTGTCTGTCTCTATGCGAGATTTCAATCTTGTCCTAAGGAATCACATCTCAAAGCTGCCAAGAGGATTTTGAAGTATCTGAAAGGCACAACATCCAtggggttatggtatccttcacACTCTCCTATTCATTTACTAGGATATTCTGATTCTGACTTTGTAGGTTGCAAATTAGATAGAAAGAGTATAAGTGGAACATGTCACCTACTTGGATCTAGTCTCATTTCATGGCACAGTAAAAAGCAAGCATGTGTAGCTCTATCAACAACCGAAGCTGAATATATAGCTGCAGGAAGTTGTTGTACATAGGTTTTATGGATCAAAAAACAACTTGAAGACTTTGGATTGAAGATTAATAAAGTACCTCTGCTATGTGACAACTCGAGTGCCATAAATCTGACAAGAGTTAGGTTCAACACTcaaggacaaaacatattgaaataaggcatcacTTCATACGTGCCCATATCAACAATGGAGTTTGTGAGATTCAGTTTGTCTAAACAGAAAGTCAGCTTGCAAACATCTTTACCAAACCTCTATCAAAGGACATGTTCTATTCTTTAAGGAATGAATTGGGAATAATTGATATGCATGCCTTgtcttaaatttgtttttaatcctaccatttgtctatttgataagacaaatagggggagaagtattGGTTTGTAATGTTCTGTAATGTTTAGCACTTATTCTGATTTGAACATTGTTATTATACCCTGTGTTTCTGTGTTTGTTCAATGAATGCAGGTTGAacaaattctaaacaaagaacattcctaaaagcatcccaggtatttgtctccatcaaatagggggagattgttgaacgtGGGAGTTTTGATGtgtcaaatccacatgaagcctgaagctgtgCTGCTTTctgggtttgggtttagattaggtgtttagaatctttgttaagatcaGTCCTGAAGCCTATCCAAAGCTTCATCAAAATTGTTTTAAGGAACTATGTTTTTTTCCAAGCGAAGGGAAAACAACCAGTTAATTTgtcaaaataatcggttgtttgtcacttggaTGGCTGGATGTTTTGAAACTgctttttgaatcagttgtgcAACTGCTTAATTCATTCAActggttaaatcgtggtttcaaccggttaaatgtgtgttttcataacaaatTTTTGACAACTTGTTTTAACTGTTTTGGTTGTTCAAAACTACCCACAACGAATGATTTTcaaaggctataaataaagctttcggatttgagaaagagatttggtttttgaaagagttttcaAAAATAGCAAGATTACTTTTCAAACTTTACTGTGGTGACAAGTGCTGATCATAGGAAGGCAGAGATGGCCAAGTATTCAGATGCCTTTATTGCCTTACCAGGTTAGTATGAACTGATAATACTTGGTTGCATTAGAAAAAGTGGAAATATCAAGGTGCTTGAAGCTTTCTAGTTTTATCATGTACCATTGCCCATATCATAGTGTTTTATTCTTTTGAGGGACTTAGTTATATTTTGTCATCTCTTGCAATGGGTATTTGGTCATATATTTGCATTTGTACTTTTGTGAAGAATTTAATTTGTACTTAACTTCACTTTGAAATATTCCAATTATTCAATTATGTGTAACTCCACATCTTTCTTTGTAATCTATcacttttttcaaatatttacctATGGTAAGTAAAAATTAAGTCATATCtagtattttcttattttttttgctACATGACTAAAttgaattttaactttttaaatactTGAAATAAAGTTAATATTTCTGTACCAGCCAGTCCTTGGGTGTTGTTGACTACTAGTGGATGTGGGGCCACGTAAGCAGGGTCCCACGAACGGCAAGGGTCAGCACCTTGCATGCGGCACGCCCAGGGTGTCGAGGAGTGGTTAGGTCTCGGTCATGTACGGTGGGTCCCACAAGCGGTATGTCCAGAGTGTCTCGCAGACAATACACCAGAGGGTCGAGGAGTGGCCAGACATCGAACATCATAATATATTGATGTGTCCTCGGAAAGTTAAAATAGTGGAGCTTGGCCACGAGAGGTGAATCCCAGACAACACACCAGTTACCAGTAGGGAGAACCCTGGATTACAAGGGGGCCATGCGTGCGGTGTGGATGACGtgttcaggcgtaacacaagtaaagagcccCTAAAGAGATAATGCCCAAGAGGGTTACGTTCCAGGGGTggactgcatgcatggcacgtgaacagctagggcactcccaagATGGATGGccctagagattaggtgcacaagttggtactcAGGTGGCCATCCTGtgagaggttgcactccagtaagggagccttacgTGCTACACTGCCCTAGGAGTGGGTGATAGCGGTGCTAAGGCACACCTTCAGTTACCCTAATTGAGGTCAACAGAAACAATGAaaaccctagagtatataaagggtagtatcAAACCTAATAAGGCATGTGAAATCTTACGCAGCTTTACGCTACACACATAGAGATTACAAAGAGCTTTTTACAACTAAGTTTTGGTGCttcctagccctaagattgacttgagcgtcggagtgcaaacgacctatAGGACGCCCTTTCTCTTTGCATTTTCAGGTGGTGATCGAAGAGAGGCACGAACGAAAGCAGGGATGATTGGGCGTGTGATCGTCGTAGACGCGCGAAGATAATCGAGTCAACCGCAggaacatttggtgcccaccgtggggcacggtATAAAACACTGTCATATTCGCAAGAACAAAAAAAGATCAACCAAGATCAAAAATACGGCAAGGATCCGTTGCACCGAATGGAGGCGAAAGCCTCACCCTGCAACAGATCATGGAAACGATGCAGGCTCTCCAAGAAACGGTGGTTGCATCAAGAGCGAATCAAGAACGCGTCCATATTGATCTGGCTGCGTTGCTGGCAAGGAATGAAGAATTGCAAAGAACCAACGAGGAATTGCGTAGGGGATTGCGGAATCAAGCAGGGGAACATGAGGTGGAAGATCAAGAACCTACGACACCACCCAGGGATTTCCCAATGCCCTTCTCGTAGGCGGTCATGGACGCCGTGATACCAACCACGTTCGTGGGACCCATAGCCACCTTCACAGGGGTAGAGGACCCAAAGGCTCATCTCACGGCCTTCCATACGTagatgatgttggttggggGCTCTGACGCGGTCCGAAgcaagttgttcatgagcacactggTGGGAACGgtgatggattggttcatcagcctccctgatggccacATGACGTCGTTCACACAACTGTCTAAGCTGTTCAGAGAGCAGTACATCGCGAATCGGGCTCCCCCACCCATTTCTTATGACCTCTTTGACGTAAgacagtatcagggagagtccctgaaGGAATTCTTCAATCATTTTGGGGCGCAAGTGGTGAGGCTGAACACCAA
This region includes:
- the LOC137838630 gene encoding secreted RxLR effector protein 161-like — protein: MEACKAATTPMSTNYYLGADEAGPKVDQTIYRGLIGSLLYLTTSRLDIMFVVCLYARFQSCPKESHLKAAKRILKYLKGTTSMGLWYPSHSPIHLLGYSDSDFVGCKLDRKSISGTCHLLGSSLISWHSKKQACVALSTTEAEYIAAGSCCT